The Kwoniella bestiolae CBS 10118 chromosome 7, complete sequence genome has a segment encoding these proteins:
- a CDS encoding sulfate adenylyltransferase — protein sequence MANSPHGGILKDLVARDAPRHSELQEEARNLGDIFLTERQLCDLELILNGGFSPLEGFMTEKDYISVRDTLRLEPVHGQRQGTLFPMPITLDVSKEDIAKLGLKEGARVALRDPRDDAALAILTVSDIYTPDKHLEAENVMGADDLAHPAVAYLHNSVKEFYVGGRVEAIAAPTHYDYVPLRFTPSELRAHFHKLAWRKVVAFQTRNPMHRAHRELTVRAARQRRANVLIHPVVGLTKPGDVDHYTRVRAYQALMPSYPEGMAHLALLPLAMRMAGPREAVWHAIIRKNFGATHFIVGRDHAGPGKNSQGKDFYGPYDAQELVTQFKDELSIEMVPFQAMTYLPGTDEYQPVDEVPKGTVTADISGTELRKRLRTGASIPDWFSYTGVVKVLRDSYPPRPKQGFTILISGLHNSGKDTIARALQVTLQQQGSRSVSLLLGEELRGDLDPKINRAITPEQKHINLQRIAFVASELTKAGAAVIAAPVAPYEKSRQAIRKIVNGNFFLVHVATPLEWCEKVDRRGLYKRARSGELKNLTGVDDVYEAPTDADLVCDLRNDTVPEIVHSIIMLLEGENLI from the exons ATGGCAAACTCTCCTCACGGTGGTATTTTGAAGGACCTCGTCGCTAGGGACGCTCCTCGACACTCCGAGTTGCAGGAGGAAGCGAGGAATTTGGGTGATATCTTCTTGACTGAG AGACAATTATGTGATCTCGAATTAATCTTGAACGGTGGTTTCTCCCCACTCGAGGGCTTCATGACTGAAAAGGACTATATCTC CGTCCGAGATACCCTCCGACTCGAACCTGTCCACGGTCAACGACAAGGTACCCTCTTCCCCATGCCCATCACTCTCGATGTCTCCAAGGAGGATATCGCCAAGTTGGGTCTCAAGGAAGGTGCCAGAGTCGCGTTGAGGGATCCTAGAGATGATGCTGCTTTGGCTATCTtgactg TCTCCGACATCTACACTCCCGACAAGCACCTCGAAGCCGAGAACGTGATGGGTGCGGACGACCTCGCTCATCCCGCCGTAGCATACTTGCACAACTCCGTCAAGGAATTCTACGTCGGTGGACGGGTAGAAGCCATAGCTGCCCCAACGCACTACGATTACGTCCCTCTCCGATTCACCCCCTCAGAGCTCAGAGCGCACTTCCACAAACTCGCCTGGAGAAAGGTCGTCGCTTTCCAAACTAGAAACCCCATGCACAGAGCCCACAGAGAATTGACCGTCCGAGCTGCCAGACAACGACGAGCCAAcgtcctcatccaccctGTTGTTGGTCTCACCAAACCTGGAGATGTCGACCATTACACTCGAGTACGAGCCTACCAGGCGCTCATGCCCTCTTATCCTGAGGGTATGGCGCACTTGGCTTTGTTGCCTTTGGCCATGAGGATGGCTGGACCTAGAGAGGCCGTTTGGCACGCTATTATCAGGAAGAACTTTGGTGCTACCCACTTT ATCGTCGGAAGAGACCACGCCGGACCCGGTAAGAACTCCCAGGGTAAAGACTTCTACGGTCCATACGATGCTCAAGAACTCGTCACTCAATTCAAGGATGAACTCTCCATCGAAATGGTTCCTTTCCAAGCTATGACCTACCTCCCCGGTACCGACGAATATCAACCAGTCGACGAAGTACCCAAGGGAACTGTCACAGCCGATATCTCAGGTACCGAACTTCGAAAGAGACTTAGGACTGGTGCCTCTATCCCCGATTGGTTCTCTTACACTGGCGTCGTGAAGGTCTTGAGAGACTCTTACCCTCCCCGACCAAAACAGGgattcaccatcctcatcagtGGATTGCACAACTCCGGTAAAGATACTATCGCCAGAGCATTGCAGGTCACCCTTCAACAACAGGGCTCCAGATCTGTCTCCTTATTACTCGGAGAAGAATTACGAGGAGATTTAGATCCCAAGATCAACAGGGCTATCACCCCCGAACAGAAACACATCAACCTGCAGAGAATCGCTTTCGTCGCTTCGGAGTTGACCAAAGCCGGTGCTGCTGTTATCGCCGCTCCTGTCGCTCCCTACGAGAAGTCGAGACAAGCTATCAGGAAGATCGTGAACGGTAACTTCTTCTTGGTCCATGTAGCTACCCCCTTGGAATGGTGTGAGAAAGTAGATAGACGAGGATTATACAAGCGGGCTAGATCGGGTGAACTTAAGAACTTGACTGGTGTGGATGATGTTTACGAGGCTCCTACCGATGCGGACTTGGTTTGTGATTTGAGGAATGACACGGTTCCTGAGATTGTACATT CCATCATCATGTTGCTCGAGGGTGAGAACCTCATTTAG
- a CDS encoding phosphoenolpyruvate carboxykinase (ATP) has translation MVHGRHGHDELEGNQFLGKELKYFSQAGFDLDRIHIKRNAPIASLYEDAILNEGAVISSSGALINFSGKKTGRSPKDKRIVYEETSKDDVWWGPVNIKMDEHTFEINRERAIDYLNTRENVYVFDGFAGWDPKYRIKVRVIASRAYHALFMHNMLIRPTAQELENFGEPDFIIYNAGQFPANRFTTGMTSTTSVEVNFKRMEMVILGTEYAGEMKKGIFSVMHYLQPVKFGQLSLHSSANQAKGDNGDVTLFFGLSGTGKTTLSADPNRLLIGDDEHVWSDTGVFNIEGGCYAKTINLSAEKEPEIFNAIKFGSILENVVYNPADRVPDYDDVSITENTRCAYPIEYIPNAKIPCIADRQPSNIIMLTCDAFGVLPPVSRLTPEQAQYHFVAGYTSKTPGTEDGIVEPSPTFSTCYGQPFIILHPGRYAKMLAERMEKNKVDCWLINTGWTGGKFGTGKRCPLKYTRAIVDAIHNGSLAKAEFETFPVFNLSIPKAVEGVPSEILDPAKVWPSKEAFNAEVQKLGGMFQKAFSKYEDAITADVKAAGPIL, from the exons ATGGTTCACGGAAGACACGGACACGACGAGCTCGAAGGAAATCAGTTCCTTGGTAAAGAGTTGAAGTACTTTTCACAAGCTGGTTTCGACTTGGACAGGATCCacatcaag AGAAACGCCCCTATCGCTTCCCTCTACGAAGATGCCATTCTCAACGAAGGTGCCGTCATCTCCTCGAGCGGTGCTTTGATCAACTTCTCTGGTAAGAAGACTGGTAGATCTCCCAAGGACAAACGTATCGTTTACGAGGAGACTAGTAAGGATGATGTATGGTGGGGTCCTGTGAACATTAAGATGGA CGAACACACTTTCGAGATCAACCGAGAAAGAGCCATTGATTACCTCAACACCAGAGAGAACGTCTACGTCTTCGATGGATTTGCCGGTTGGGACCCCAAATACCGAATCAAAGTTCGAGTCATCGCTTCCAGAGCATACCACGCCCTGTTCATGCACAACATGTTGATCCGACCTACCGCCCAGGAATTAGAAAACTTTGGTGAACCAGATTTCATAATTTACAATGCCGGTCAATTCCCCGCCAACAGATTCACAACCGGTATgacctccaccacctccgtGGAAGTCAACTTCAAGCGAATGGAGATGGTCATCTTGGGTACTGAGTACGctggtgagatgaagaaaggTATCTTCTCGGTGATGCATTACCTTCAGCCAGTCAAATTTGGCCAActctccctccactcctcTGCCAATCAAGCTAAAGGCGATAACGGCGAtgtcaccctcttcttcggtcttTCCGGTACTGGTAAAACCACCCTTTCTGCTGATCCCAACCGTCTCTTGAtcggtgatgatgaacacGTATGGTCCGATACCGGTGTGTTCAACATTGAAGGTGGTTGTTACGCTAAGACCATCAACCTTTCTgctgagaag GAACCTGAAATCTTCAACGCCATCAAATTCGGTTCTATCCTTGAGAACGTAGTCTACAACCCTGCCGACCGAGTGCCAGACTACGACGATGTCTCCATTACCGAGAACACCCGATGTGCCTACCCTATTGAATACATCCCCAACGCCAAGATCCCATGTATCGCCGACCGACAAccctccaacatcatcatgttGACCTGTGATGCTTTCGGTGTATTACCCCCCGTATCTCGATTGACACCCGAACAGGCTCAATACCACTTCGTCGCCGGCTACACCTCCAAGACACCCGGTACCGAGGATGGTATCGTCGAGCCCTCaccaaccttctcaacatgtTACGGACaaccattcatcatcttgcATCCTGGACGATACGCCAAGATGTTGGCTGAGCgaatggagaagaacaaggtggACTGCTGGTTGATCAACACTGGTTGGACAGGTGGAAAATTCGGTACCGGTAAACGATGTCCCCTGAAATACACCCGGGCGATCGTTGATGCCATCCACAATGGTTCATTGGCCAAGGCAGAATTCGAAACCTTCCCTGTATTCAACCTTTCCATCCCCAAGGCTGTCGAAGGTGTTCCCAGCGAGATCCTCGATCCCGCCAAGGTATGGCCATCCAAGGAGGCCTTCAACGCTGAGGTCCAGAAACTCGGTGGAATGTTCCAAAAGGCTTTCTCGAAATACGAGGATGCCATTACCGCGGATGTCAAGGCTGCTGGACCAATTCTCTAG